The Streptomyces sp. NBC_01775 genome includes a region encoding these proteins:
- a CDS encoding serine hydrolase domain-containing protein → MRIRPRRSAARTVILLFCLLLCAAITPTAPATPAASATPAPPAAPAASASARSDRYAAIDAYVRDRMEATRTPGISYAVVGPDGPIHQRSWGTDGQGERVTARTPFLWGSVAKPITSTAVMTLVQDGRLRLGDRIVDHLPSFRFGGAEHASRVTVRHLLNQTAGIPESATFKVADCFDADCPRPAERVGDLDDVQPLGPPGTKYAYTSANYLVLSAVVEAVTKRPFADYLKRSVLDPAGMDGAIVDQASARRRSLPPGHQLLWGKPAAIADGVDNHGASYGYTGGDLSDLAAFASFQLRSGRTAGGDAVLTPESAQMMREEGKLRPTGAGTGYGMGWRVGGLDAPLDDAIWHTGATPGYSAMLFLLPKQNIAIVVQQNLHGLLHDDAVMQVGFGAARMLAGGSAPSGASASSYYMTVWGTTALALALILAAGRSALLLRRPATHSSPLRRTVLTSLWCLAGALPWIASALLVSRISLGEMMNWVPDTFIAVCVAATAGAATIVLRLILVIRALRAPRARPDTGRGSPFGTSATARHT, encoded by the coding sequence ATGCGCATCCGCCCACGGCGCTCCGCCGCGAGAACGGTGATCCTGCTGTTCTGCCTGCTCCTCTGTGCTGCGATCACCCCGACTGCCCCAGCCACCCCGGCCGCCTCAGCCACCCCAGCCCCCCCGGCCGCCCCGGCCGCCTCAGCCTCCGCGCGGTCCGACCGCTACGCCGCGATCGACGCCTACGTCCGGGACCGGATGGAGGCCACCCGCACACCCGGAATCTCCTACGCGGTGGTCGGGCCCGACGGCCCGATCCACCAGCGGTCCTGGGGGACCGACGGGCAGGGCGAGCGCGTCACGGCCCGGACGCCGTTCCTGTGGGGTTCGGTCGCCAAGCCGATCACCTCGACCGCTGTGATGACCCTCGTCCAGGACGGACGGCTCCGCCTGGGCGACCGGATTGTCGACCACCTGCCGAGCTTCCGGTTCGGCGGCGCCGAGCACGCGTCCAGGGTGACGGTCCGCCACCTGCTCAACCAGACCGCCGGCATCCCCGAGTCGGCCACCTTCAAGGTCGCCGACTGCTTCGACGCTGACTGCCCCCGTCCCGCGGAGCGCGTGGGTGACCTGGACGATGTGCAGCCGCTCGGCCCGCCCGGCACCAAGTACGCCTACACCAGCGCCAACTACCTCGTCCTCTCCGCCGTGGTCGAGGCCGTCACCAAGCGTCCCTTCGCCGACTACCTCAAACGGAGCGTGCTCGACCCGGCGGGCATGGACGGTGCCATCGTCGACCAGGCATCCGCCCGGCGTCGGAGCCTCCCCCCGGGGCACCAGCTGCTTTGGGGCAAACCGGCCGCGATCGCCGACGGCGTGGACAACCACGGCGCGAGCTACGGCTATACGGGCGGCGACCTGAGCGACCTCGCCGCCTTCGCGTCGTTCCAGCTCCGCTCCGGGAGGACCGCCGGTGGCGACGCCGTCCTCACCCCCGAATCCGCGCAGATGATGCGCGAAGAGGGCAAGCTGCGGCCCACCGGCGCGGGAACCGGCTACGGGATGGGCTGGCGGGTCGGCGGCCTGGACGCGCCGCTCGACGACGCCATCTGGCACACCGGTGCGACCCCCGGCTACTCGGCGATGCTGTTCCTGCTGCCGAAGCAGAACATCGCCATCGTCGTTCAGCAGAACCTGCACGGACTCCTCCACGACGATGCGGTCATGCAAGTCGGCTTCGGCGCTGCCCGCATGCTCGCGGGTGGGTCGGCGCCGAGCGGCGCATCCGCGTCCAGCTACTACATGACCGTCTGGGGTACCACCGCCCTGGCCCTGGCCCTGATCCTGGCTGCCGGCCGCTCCGCCCTGCTCCTCCGCCGCCCGGCGACGCACTCCTCTCCGCTGCGCCGTACCGTCCTGACTTCCCTTTGGTGCCTGGCGGGCGCGTTGCCCTGGATTGCCTCGGCGCTGCTCGTCAGCCGAATAAGCCTGGGCGAGATGATGAATTGGGTACCCGATACCTTCATCGCCGTGTGTGTCGCGGCGACGGCCGGTGCGGCGACCATCGTCCTCCGCCTCATCCTCGTGATCCGCGCCCTCCGCGCCCCCCGCGCCCGACCGGACACCGGGCGGGGATCACCGTTCGGGACAAGCGCGACGGCCCGCCACACGTAA
- a CDS encoding NAD(P)-dependent alcohol dehydrogenase: MTATALPSHLPSTMRAAVLCAPEELQIQERPVPRPGPGQVLVRIEAVGICGSDVHYYRHGRIGDFVVSAPLVLGHEPGGTVVALGPGTLRHQVGQLVSLEPGVPCARCAQCRQGRYNLCPDVSFYATPPVDGALCEYVAVDEDFAHPAPAPLTAETAALLEPLSVGVWACRKGRVGPGSRVLVTGAGPIGLVAAQTARAFGATEVVVTDVAPHRLDLARQLGSTATVDVRSTRLADTGFEPDVLLECSGVPSAVDEAIRTVGRAGRAVLVGMGGDSISLPLAHVQNFEIELTGTFRYANTWPTAIALAASGEVELGRLVTHRYGLEEAERALTAGARDHATIKPLVCPQPR; the protein is encoded by the coding sequence ATGACCGCCACCGCCCTGCCCTCGCACCTCCCGTCCACGATGCGCGCCGCCGTCCTGTGCGCCCCGGAAGAACTCCAGATCCAGGAACGCCCCGTACCGCGGCCCGGCCCCGGCCAGGTCCTCGTCCGTATCGAGGCGGTCGGCATCTGCGGCTCTGACGTCCACTACTACCGGCACGGCCGGATCGGCGACTTCGTCGTATCCGCCCCCCTGGTCCTCGGCCACGAACCCGGCGGAACCGTCGTGGCCCTCGGCCCCGGGACGCTCCGCCACCAGGTGGGACAGCTCGTGTCCCTCGAACCGGGCGTGCCCTGCGCCCGCTGCGCCCAGTGCCGTCAGGGCCGCTACAACCTCTGCCCCGACGTCTCCTTCTACGCCACACCCCCGGTCGATGGCGCCCTGTGCGAGTACGTCGCCGTGGACGAGGACTTCGCCCACCCCGCGCCGGCCCCGCTCACCGCCGAGACCGCGGCCCTGCTGGAGCCCCTGTCCGTGGGCGTGTGGGCGTGCCGCAAGGGCCGCGTCGGCCCCGGCTCGCGGGTCCTGGTCACCGGCGCGGGCCCCATCGGGCTGGTCGCCGCCCAGACGGCCCGCGCGTTCGGCGCCACCGAGGTCGTCGTCACCGACGTCGCACCCCACCGCCTGGACCTGGCGCGTCAGCTCGGCAGCACCGCGACCGTGGACGTACGCTCCACCCGCCTCGCGGACACCGGCTTCGAACCCGACGTCCTGCTGGAGTGCTCCGGCGTCCCCTCCGCCGTCGACGAGGCGATCCGCACCGTGGGCCGGGCGGGCCGGGCGGTGCTGGTGGGCATGGGCGGCGACTCCATCTCCCTGCCGCTGGCGCACGTGCAAAACTTCGAGATCGAGCTCACCGGCACGTTCCGGTACGCCAACACCTGGCCGACCGCCATCGCCTTGGCGGCCTCCGGGGAAGTGGAACTGGGCCGGCTGGTCACCCACCGCTACGGTCTGGAGGAAGCCGAGCGGGCACTCACCGCGGGTGCCCGGGACCATGCGACGATCAAGCCACTGGTGTGTCCGCAGCCGAGGTGA
- a CDS encoding DeoR/GlpR family DNA-binding transcription regulator, with the protein MPARTRLSQAAVEQRRQNVLRYVVEHGEIRIDDLAARFDVSLMTVHRDLDDLAGRRLLRKERGRAVAFPALTMETATRFRESVGLAAKTALCAAAARWIRPGSTVLIDDSTTLYPLAGMLAGIDQLTVVTNSVGLAQRLGPLPGVDVTLLGGHYHSDYNSCTGPEVARVLSRIHAGLSLMSASAVLEGRLFHPVREYVEVKEAMLASIDRALLLVDHSKFGKTATHAYGTVTAYHSVLTDTLTPDEEITAIRGLDTPVEIVDPGEHPS; encoded by the coding sequence GTGCCGGCCAGGACACGGCTTTCCCAGGCCGCCGTCGAGCAACGCCGGCAGAACGTCCTGAGATACGTCGTCGAACACGGCGAGATCCGAATCGACGACCTCGCCGCCCGGTTCGACGTCAGCCTCATGACCGTTCACCGGGATCTCGACGATCTCGCCGGGCGCCGCCTGCTCCGCAAGGAACGGGGGCGGGCGGTGGCCTTTCCCGCTCTGACCATGGAGACCGCCACCCGCTTTCGCGAGAGCGTCGGCCTGGCGGCCAAGACCGCCCTGTGCGCTGCCGCGGCCCGGTGGATCCGACCCGGCAGCACAGTGCTCATCGACGACTCCACCACCCTCTACCCCCTGGCCGGCATGCTGGCCGGAATCGACCAGCTCACCGTGGTCACCAACTCGGTCGGCCTGGCACAGCGTTTGGGGCCCCTGCCCGGTGTGGACGTCACCCTGCTCGGCGGCCACTACCACAGCGATTACAACTCCTGCACCGGGCCGGAGGTCGCCCGCGTCCTGTCCCGGATACACGCCGGCCTTTCCCTGATGTCCGCCTCCGCCGTCCTCGAAGGGCGGCTCTTCCACCCCGTTCGGGAGTATGTCGAGGTCAAGGAGGCCATGCTGGCCTCCATCGACCGAGCCCTGCTCCTGGTGGACCACTCGAAGTTCGGCAAGACCGCCACGCACGCGTACGGCACCGTCACCGCCTACCACTCGGTACTCACCGACACCCTCACCCCCGACGAGGAGATCACCGCCATCCGTGGCCTCGACACCCCGGTGGAAATCGTCGACCCTGGCGAGCACCCCTCGTGA
- a CDS encoding HAMP domain-containing sensor histidine kinase — protein MTSRTVLVTLLVALVSVFATAAAGVPLIRQAATTHARESLREQADVAATMLAAREGRPAGVQQLGRLMRGNGIRFSLVHAHTPDRAWVPPAAMRRLGEGKPVHSRVTRNGEDVLFEARPVGRASGVVLAQRVSAARGETLGLRLALALAAGALAGALAGVFLARRLSRPLRQAARTADRIRQGDRGCRMPLTPPVEVRELSSALNELSAALEISERRQQDFLMSVSHELRTPLTTIRGYAEALADGVLSTDAETAQGAGRTVLTEAKRLERLVTDLLALARLQADDFAVEREEVDVTALAAAAVTAWRPSLEGTGTQLRTELPSRSVTLHTDPVRLRQVLDILMENASRVAPHAPLVVALAEETDAGPGAGERDAGGHVALSVRDGGPGLTDEDLRVAFERGRLHQRYRASRPVGAGLGLALAAQLVDKLGGTLTAAHAPEGGARFIIRLPGPRCPDLSVSPPAAAPGARRRP, from the coding sequence ATGACTTCCCGAACCGTGCTCGTCACTCTGCTCGTCGCACTCGTATCGGTGTTCGCCACCGCGGCGGCGGGGGTGCCGCTCATACGTCAGGCCGCGACCACTCACGCGCGGGAGTCACTGCGCGAGCAAGCGGACGTGGCCGCGACCATGCTCGCCGCGCGCGAGGGCCGTCCCGCCGGTGTGCAGCAACTGGGGCGGCTGATGCGCGGCAACGGCATACGTTTCTCGCTCGTACATGCGCACACCCCCGACCGCGCCTGGGTCCCCCCGGCCGCGATGCGCCGGCTCGGCGAGGGGAAGCCCGTGCACAGCCGTGTCACCCGGAACGGCGAGGATGTGCTCTTCGAGGCCCGGCCGGTCGGAAGAGCCAGCGGCGTCGTGCTCGCGCAGCGGGTCTCCGCGGCCCGCGGGGAGACGCTCGGACTGCGGCTGGCGCTCGCTCTGGCCGCCGGGGCGCTCGCGGGTGCCCTCGCGGGGGTGTTCCTGGCCAGGCGGCTGTCCCGGCCGCTGCGGCAGGCGGCACGGACGGCGGACCGTATACGGCAGGGCGACCGCGGCTGCCGCATGCCTTTGACTCCGCCCGTGGAGGTGCGCGAACTCTCCAGCGCCCTCAACGAGTTGTCCGCAGCGCTGGAGATCAGCGAGCGGCGCCAGCAGGACTTTCTGATGTCCGTCTCCCACGAACTGCGTACCCCTCTGACGACCATCCGCGGCTACGCCGAAGCGCTCGCCGACGGCGTGCTGTCCACGGACGCGGAGACCGCGCAGGGTGCCGGGCGCACCGTACTGACCGAGGCGAAACGCCTCGAACGGCTCGTCACCGACCTCCTCGCACTCGCCCGTCTCCAGGCGGACGACTTCGCCGTCGAACGGGAAGAGGTCGATGTCACCGCACTGGCAGCGGCGGCAGTGACCGCCTGGCGTCCCTCCCTGGAAGGCACCGGCACTCAGCTGCGCACCGAACTGCCGTCGCGTTCCGTGACGTTGCACACCGATCCGGTACGCCTGCGGCAGGTGTTGGACATCCTGATGGAGAACGCGAGCCGCGTCGCGCCACACGCGCCGCTGGTGGTAGCGCTCGCTGAGGAGACGGACGCCGGACCCGGCGCCGGAGAGCGGGACGCGGGTGGTCACGTGGCGCTCTCGGTGCGCGACGGCGGTCCCGGTCTGACGGATGAAGACCTCCGGGTGGCCTTCGAACGTGGCAGGCTCCACCAGCGCTACCGGGCCAGCCGACCGGTCGGCGCGGGCCTCGGCCTCGCCCTGGCGGCACAGCTGGTCGACAAGCTCGGCGGCACGCTCACAGCCGCTCACGCGCCGGAAGGCGGCGCCCGCTTCATCATCCGGCTGCCGGGCCCCCGCTGCCCTGACCTCTCCGTATCCCCACCCGCTGCGGCCCCGGGTGCGAGGCGGAGACCGTGA
- a CDS encoding response regulator transcription factor, with translation MTGQNRGLVLVVEDERAIAELVRTYLVRDGFSVIIESTGEAALATARRHRPVALILDIMLPDMEGTEVCRRLRGRQDWTPVLFLTARDEEVDRLLGLELGGDDYITKPFSPRELVARVRAVLRRTSGVVAEEIRCVGPVKADMPRRRVFVEDGPVELTATEFDLLAHLLKRPGRVCTRSDLLAAVWGHRSDVGARTVDVHIAQLRAKLGQGAGMIRTVRGVGYSVEE, from the coding sequence CTGACCGGGCAGAACCGCGGTCTCGTACTGGTCGTCGAGGACGAGCGGGCCATCGCCGAGCTGGTCCGCACATATCTGGTACGCGACGGCTTCTCCGTCATCATCGAGTCGACCGGGGAGGCGGCGCTGGCAACCGCGCGCCGCCACCGGCCCGTCGCGCTGATCCTCGACATCATGCTGCCCGACATGGAAGGCACCGAGGTGTGCCGGCGGCTGCGCGGCCGGCAGGACTGGACGCCCGTGCTGTTCCTCACCGCACGCGACGAGGAGGTGGACCGTCTGCTCGGCCTGGAGCTGGGCGGCGACGACTACATCACCAAGCCCTTCAGCCCACGGGAGTTGGTGGCTCGGGTGCGTGCGGTGCTACGACGTACCTCGGGCGTCGTCGCCGAGGAGATCCGCTGCGTCGGCCCCGTGAAGGCCGACATGCCGCGCCGCCGCGTCTTCGTGGAGGACGGGCCCGTGGAGCTGACGGCCACCGAATTCGATCTGCTCGCCCATCTGCTGAAGAGGCCGGGACGGGTCTGCACACGCAGCGACCTGCTGGCCGCGGTGTGGGGGCACCGGTCCGATGTCGGGGCGCGGACCGTCGATGTGCACATCGCGCAGCTACGGGCCAAGCTGGGCCAGGGAGCAGGAATGATTCGGACGGTACGCGGTGTCGGATACAGCGTGGAGGAGTGA
- a CDS encoding sulfatase family protein, which yields MKTTSTAQAAARTEKGTTGRRRRPVVAVPTAVLGLLLLLLPAATGCVGVQGDDSQGKKKRPNVLMVMTDDQWLESMRALSKTRKLLGDEGVTFDRFHPSSPLCCTSRSTYLSGQFAHNNGVRHNSVPQGGYDKLNEKKTLPVWMQKAGYATSHIGKYPNGYGKKDPKHVPPGWDEWRGSVDPTTYRMWGYQLNENGKLHTYGKSDEEDPKLYQTDVYRDKGVDFIKRKAEGDKPFFLSLAFLAPHGELLKDKDGKPGKKGKPRNKGKAGKKAGSDDHPKSGRASRPAVGPAPRPVVGPAPRPAPRHKGKFANEELPENPAYNESDMRDKPRFLQKRPNLDSQTTEEITESYRGRMESLLAVDEAVEKLMNTLKSTGQLDNTYVVFTSDNGFFFGEHRVPTGKFLPHGASGQVPLVVRGPGIEAGQHSKELTSNVDLAATISDIGGADPDLALDGRSLLPYGRDPRKSSDRPVLQEIAEGARRTPVAAPGHGRPRAGGPPNDDVSAGRAAGAGDLDMDGPASPALEPRGKKKRKPPRGQEYSAAYEAIRAGHYLYIRYSAGGRELYDLESDPHELTSRHNDPGYKKVRTFLDQRLDKLQGCVGEECREEIPQVPDPE from the coding sequence ATGAAGACCACGAGCACCGCGCAAGCCGCGGCGAGGACCGAGAAGGGGACAACGGGGAGGCGCCGACGCCCGGTCGTCGCCGTGCCGACCGCTGTGCTCGGTCTGCTTCTTCTGCTGCTGCCGGCCGCCACCGGGTGCGTCGGCGTCCAGGGCGACGACTCGCAGGGCAAGAAGAAGCGGCCCAACGTGCTGATGGTGATGACCGACGACCAGTGGCTCGAATCGATGAGAGCCCTGTCCAAGACCCGGAAGCTGTTGGGCGACGAGGGCGTCACCTTTGACCGTTTCCACCCGTCGTCGCCTCTGTGCTGCACCTCGCGATCGACCTATTTGAGCGGGCAGTTCGCGCACAACAACGGCGTACGGCACAACTCCGTCCCGCAGGGTGGCTACGACAAGCTCAACGAGAAGAAGACGCTGCCGGTGTGGATGCAGAAGGCCGGCTACGCCACCTCGCACATCGGCAAGTACCCCAACGGCTACGGAAAAAAGGACCCGAAGCACGTGCCGCCCGGCTGGGACGAATGGCGCGGCTCGGTGGACCCGACCACGTACAGGATGTGGGGCTACCAGCTCAACGAGAACGGGAAGCTGCACACCTACGGGAAGTCCGACGAGGAGGACCCGAAGCTCTATCAGACCGATGTGTACCGCGACAAAGGTGTCGACTTCATCAAGCGCAAGGCCGAAGGAGACAAGCCCTTCTTCCTGAGTCTCGCTTTTCTCGCACCGCACGGGGAGCTCCTGAAGGATAAGGACGGGAAGCCCGGGAAGAAGGGGAAGCCCCGGAACAAGGGGAAGGCCGGGAAGAAGGCCGGCTCGGACGACCACCCGAAATCCGGGCGGGCCTCGCGTCCGGCCGTCGGGCCGGCTCCGCGTCCGGTCGTCGGGCCGGCCCCCCGTCCGGCGCCCCGCCACAAGGGCAAGTTCGCGAACGAGGAGCTGCCCGAGAACCCCGCGTACAACGAGAGCGACATGCGGGACAAGCCGCGGTTCCTCCAGAAGCGCCCGAATCTGGACAGTCAGACCACCGAGGAGATCACCGAGAGCTACCGGGGACGGATGGAATCGCTGCTGGCCGTGGACGAGGCCGTGGAGAAGCTGATGAACACGCTCAAGTCCACCGGCCAACTGGACAACACCTACGTGGTGTTCACCTCCGACAACGGATTCTTCTTCGGCGAACACCGCGTGCCCACGGGCAAGTTCCTCCCGCACGGCGCGTCGGGACAGGTACCTCTGGTGGTGCGCGGCCCTGGCATCGAAGCGGGGCAGCACTCGAAGGAGCTCACCAGCAACGTCGATCTGGCCGCCACCATTTCGGACATCGGCGGTGCGGACCCGGACCTCGCGCTCGACGGGCGTTCGCTGCTGCCGTACGGGCGTGACCCCCGCAAGAGCAGCGACAGGCCGGTGCTTCAGGAGATCGCGGAAGGTGCCCGCCGCACACCGGTGGCTGCCCCGGGCCACGGCAGGCCCCGGGCCGGGGGGCCGCCGAACGACGATGTCTCCGCGGGGCGGGCCGCGGGAGCCGGGGACCTCGACATGGACGGCCCCGCCTCGCCCGCCCTGGAGCCGCGGGGGAAGAAGAAGCGGAAGCCCCCCAGGGGGCAGGAATATTCCGCGGCGTACGAGGCGATCCGCGCCGGCCACTATCTCTACATCCGCTACAGCGCGGGCGGCCGGGAGCTGTACGACCTGGAGTCCGATCCGCACGAGTTGACCTCACGCCACAACGATCCCGGCTACAAGAAGGTCCGTACGTTCCTCGATCAGCGGCTGGACAAGCTGCAAGGGTGTGTGGGCGAGGAGTGCCGGGAGGAAATACCGCAGGTTCCCGATCCCGAGTGA
- a CDS encoding snapalysin family zinc-dependent metalloprotease, with translation MTLRNAARALITMLVVALPWTVSQASAAPAPPSHAAAVVLTYDATGAAEFVDAVDSGAAVWNDSVANVQLKPAGSGDRANIEILADDGWPRAQTTSLGNGTVWMGRQAVDEGHDTIRIAAHELGHILGLPDMKPGPCSSLMSGASAGTSCTNPNPDASERAAVEDNFAAASLSPTAYAPRMYRD, from the coding sequence GTGACACTCAGAAACGCCGCGCGGGCACTGATCACCATGCTCGTGGTGGCTCTGCCCTGGACCGTCAGCCAGGCGTCCGCCGCACCCGCGCCCCCATCGCACGCCGCCGCGGTCGTCTTAACGTACGACGCGACGGGGGCTGCGGAGTTCGTCGACGCCGTCGACAGCGGCGCGGCGGTCTGGAACGACAGCGTGGCGAACGTCCAACTCAAACCAGCCGGATCGGGCGACCGGGCCAACATCGAGATCCTCGCGGACGACGGCTGGCCGCGCGCCCAGACCACCAGCCTGGGCAACGGCACCGTCTGGATGGGACGTCAGGCGGTGGACGAGGGCCACGACACCATCCGCATCGCCGCGCACGAACTCGGCCACATCCTGGGGCTCCCGGACATGAAGCCAGGGCCGTGCAGCAGCCTCATGTCCGGCGCCTCCGCCGGGACCTCGTGCACCAACCCCAACCCCGACGCCAGTGAACGGGCCGCCGTCGAGGACAACTTCGCCGCCGCCAGCCTCAGCCCCACGGCGTACGCGCCTCGGATGTACCGGGACTGA
- a CDS encoding winged helix-turn-helix transcriptional regulator: MRDTATPRANELRIDTPHRELLDQVLDKWSLSVLNELCERPCRFNELRRAVPAVTQKSLTATLRRLERNGIIERRVVATRPVAVEYRITPLGKTLRSPIDVLLEWADAHMPQIERAREAFDTEAE; this comes from the coding sequence ATGCGGGATACCGCCACCCCACGTGCCAATGAGCTGCGTATCGACACACCGCACCGCGAGTTGCTCGACCAGGTACTCGACAAGTGGTCGCTGAGCGTGCTCAACGAACTGTGCGAGCGCCCATGCCGCTTCAACGAACTTCGACGCGCGGTCCCCGCGGTGACGCAGAAGTCGCTCACGGCGACGCTGCGACGGCTCGAACGCAACGGCATCATCGAACGCCGGGTTGTGGCGACCCGTCCGGTCGCCGTGGAGTACCGGATCACCCCCTTGGGCAAGACCCTGCGCTCCCCGATCGACGTCCTGCTCGAATGGGCCGACGCACACATGCCGCAGATCGAGCGCGCCCGAGAGGCGTTCGACACCGAAGCCGAGTAA
- a CDS encoding RidA family protein, producing the protein MPVTRFTPDGLQPHTPYHHVAVAVGSRHIHISGQIARLGDGTPVAPGDLSGQVAQVLRNTARALAGADASFEDVVRLTFYVTQWAPEKIGPFMAGIESVVEELALPQPLPPASLIGVDYLFEPDVLVELEATAISQ; encoded by the coding sequence ATGCCTGTCACCCGCTTCACCCCTGACGGCCTTCAGCCGCACACGCCCTACCACCACGTCGCGGTAGCTGTCGGGTCGCGTCACATCCATATCAGCGGTCAGATCGCGCGACTGGGCGATGGCACACCGGTCGCACCTGGTGACCTGAGCGGGCAGGTGGCGCAGGTGTTGCGCAACACCGCCCGCGCCCTCGCCGGAGCCGATGCCTCCTTCGAGGATGTAGTCCGGCTGACCTTCTACGTCACCCAGTGGGCGCCGGAGAAGATCGGGCCCTTCATGGCCGGGATCGAATCGGTGGTCGAGGAGCTCGCCCTGCCCCAGCCCCTTCCTCCGGCATCGCTGATCGGCGTGGACTATCTCTTCGAACCCGACGTGCTGGTTGAACTGGAGGCAACCGCGATCTCGCAGTGA
- the aroQ gene encoding gamma subclass chorismate mutase AroQ, whose protein sequence is MFTQGISSRLFRAGLSSLVTAGTVAVGVAPASASPSRHVAAGSELTPLVGLAAERILLADKVAAAKFGTDTPIEDPEREQQVLDQAKALAIESGLDTRETVEFFRAQIEMSKVVQQGLYELWTEHPELAPKKRPDLATEVRPELDRITGEFIDQLATTENLRGGTLRCRVSLVLAEKSAAHQHDLDRLHERALRGAVEPVCADY, encoded by the coding sequence ATGTTCACTCAAGGCATCTCCTCCCGGCTGTTCCGTGCCGGGCTTTCCTCCTTGGTGACCGCTGGAACGGTGGCGGTCGGTGTTGCCCCCGCGTCGGCATCGCCTTCCCGGCATGTCGCGGCGGGCAGCGAGCTGACACCGCTGGTCGGCCTCGCCGCTGAGCGGATTCTGCTCGCCGACAAGGTCGCGGCGGCCAAGTTCGGCACTGATACGCCGATCGAGGACCCGGAACGGGAGCAGCAGGTACTTGACCAGGCCAAGGCTCTCGCCATCGAATCCGGTCTTGACACGCGAGAGACTGTGGAGTTCTTCCGGGCGCAGATCGAGATGAGCAAGGTCGTACAGCAGGGTCTGTACGAGCTCTGGACGGAGCACCCGGAACTGGCGCCGAAGAAGCGCCCCGACCTGGCCACCGAGGTGCGGCCGGAACTGGACCGGATCACGGGCGAGTTCATCGACCAGCTCGCGACCACGGAGAATCTGCGTGGTGGAACTCTTCGGTGCCGGGTCTCCCTTGTTCTCGCCGAGAAGTCCGCCGCTCATCAGCACGACCTCGACCGTCTGCACGAGCGCGCCCTGCGGGGAGCGGTCGAGCCGGTGTGCGCCGACTATTGA
- a CDS encoding aldo/keto reductase yields the protein MQYRTLGRTGIKVSPYALGTLMYATRMGNEPEESARIIHKALDAGINFLDTADAYADSEEVVGKALKGRRDNVVLATKFGLPMGEDPNQRGTSRRWIMTAVENSLRRLQTDHIDLYQIHRLDPTTDTEETLSALTDLIRSGKVRAIGSSTTPASDIVEAQWVAERRNLERFHTEQPPYSLLNRGIEREVLPVAQHYGMGTLVWGPLAQGLLTGRVRKNQENTLIRAGFVKHVSDEHRIDVVEQLIPLAEEAGMPLTHLAIAFTIAHPGVTSAIIGPRTMAHLDDLLAGLDIRLDDDLLDRIDEIVPPGTDIGTLDQNYTPPALQTTGLRRRPLDERAAA from the coding sequence ATGCAGTACCGCACCCTGGGCCGCACCGGCATCAAGGTGAGCCCCTACGCGCTGGGCACCCTGATGTACGCCACCCGCATGGGCAATGAGCCCGAGGAGTCGGCGCGCATCATCCACAAGGCGCTGGACGCAGGCATCAACTTCCTCGACACCGCCGATGCCTACGCCGATTCCGAGGAAGTCGTCGGCAAGGCCCTCAAGGGGCGCCGTGACAACGTCGTGCTGGCGACCAAGTTCGGCCTCCCGATGGGCGAGGACCCCAACCAGCGCGGCACCTCCCGGCGCTGGATCATGACGGCAGTCGAGAACTCGCTACGCCGCCTACAGACCGACCACATCGACCTCTACCAAATCCACCGCCTGGACCCCACCACCGACACCGAGGAGACCCTCTCCGCGCTCACGGACCTGATCCGCAGCGGCAAGGTCCGTGCGATCGGCTCGTCCACCACTCCGGCTTCCGACATCGTCGAGGCGCAGTGGGTCGCGGAGCGCCGGAATCTGGAGCGCTTCCACACAGAGCAGCCGCCCTACTCCCTCCTCAACCGCGGCATCGAGCGCGAAGTCCTGCCCGTCGCCCAGCACTACGGCATGGGCACCCTGGTGTGGGGGCCGCTCGCGCAGGGGCTGCTCACCGGCCGCGTGCGAAAGAACCAGGAGAACACCCTGATCCGCGCGGGCTTCGTCAAGCACGTCAGCGACGAGCACCGCATCGACGTCGTCGAGCAGCTCATCCCCCTCGCCGAGGAAGCGGGCATGCCGCTGACCCACCTCGCCATAGCCTTCACCATCGCCCACCCCGGCGTCACCAGCGCCATCATCGGGCCCCGCACGATGGCCCACCTCGACGACCTCCTCGCCGGCCTCGACATCCGGCTCGACGACGACCTCCTCGACCGCATCGACGAGATCGTCCCACCCGGCACCGACATCGGCACCCTCGACCAGAACTACACCCCACCCGCCCTACAGACCACAGGCCTGCGCCGCCGCCCCCTCGACGAACGCGCAGCCGCCTGA